Proteins from a single region of Natrinema salifodinae:
- a CDS encoding 50S ribosomal protein L15e, translating to MAESFYSHIKEAWKDPDDGKLGELQWQRKQEWRDQGAIERIERPTRLDKARELGYKAKQGIVVARVSVRKGTARKRRFKAGRRSKRQGVNRIGRRKNIQRIGEERVSRKYPNLRVLNSYWVGEDGSQKWFEVILVDPNHPAIQNDDDLNWICDDAHTNRAFRGLTNAGKNNRGLNNRGKGAEKVRPSNTGGRGRAK from the coding sequence ATGGCAGAAAGCTTCTACTCCCACATCAAGGAAGCGTGGAAGGACCCCGACGACGGCAAGCTCGGGGAACTGCAGTGGCAGCGAAAGCAGGAATGGCGCGATCAGGGCGCGATCGAGCGGATCGAGCGCCCGACGCGACTGGACAAGGCGCGCGAACTCGGCTACAAGGCCAAACAGGGCATCGTCGTCGCTCGCGTGTCCGTCCGCAAAGGGACGGCCCGGAAGCGCCGCTTCAAGGCCGGTCGGCGCTCGAAGCGCCAGGGTGTCAACCGCATCGGGCGGCGCAAGAACATCCAGCGCATCGGCGAGGAGCGCGTCTCCCGGAAGTACCCCAACCTGCGCGTGCTCAACAGCTACTGGGTCGGTGAAGATGGCAGCCAGAAGTGGTTCGAAGTGATCCTCGTGGATCCGAACCACCCCGCCATCCAGAACGACGACGACCTCAACTGGATCTGCGACGACGCGCACACGAACCGCGCGTTCCGCGGGCTCACCAACGCCGGGAAGAACAACCGCGGTCTCAACAACCGCGGCAAGGGCGCCGAGAAGGTCCGTCCGTCCAACACCGGCGGTCGCGGTCGCGCCAAGTAA
- a CDS encoding ABC transporter permease subunit, whose protein sequence is MFELTRYDGRRRIRGSLYLSVGLSLLAAMVIWVYPSFQAEVDLDQLLAAYPEPILQVMGVQTMASLGGFLAFELYTFGWIILLGLYLAYSTAGTIADDVDRGRMDVLLAMPLSRTRLVGERFAAMVVPIVVANLLPPIVVYVGAELIDESLSAADVLAVHLLSIPYLFACAGIGLVASVAVDRAGIAQRVALGVTFALFLSESLLSGTDAEAVGAIAPMRYYDPNEVLLEGTYDLAGAGILAAMTVVLLVASQLWFRRRDIG, encoded by the coding sequence ATGTTTGAACTGACCCGCTACGACGGCCGCCGGCGGATCCGGGGCAGCCTCTATCTCTCCGTGGGCCTCTCCCTGCTCGCCGCGATGGTCATCTGGGTCTATCCGTCGTTCCAGGCCGAGGTCGACCTTGACCAGTTGCTGGCCGCCTATCCGGAGCCGATCTTGCAGGTGATGGGCGTCCAGACGATGGCGAGCCTCGGCGGCTTCCTCGCCTTCGAACTCTACACCTTTGGGTGGATCATCCTGCTCGGCCTGTATCTGGCCTACAGCACGGCCGGGACGATCGCCGACGACGTCGACCGCGGGCGGATGGACGTCCTGCTGGCGATGCCGCTCTCCCGGACGCGTCTGGTCGGCGAACGGTTCGCCGCGATGGTCGTCCCGATCGTTGTCGCGAACCTCCTGCCGCCAATCGTCGTCTATGTCGGCGCCGAACTGATCGACGAATCCCTGAGCGCCGCGGACGTGCTCGCGGTCCACCTGCTCTCGATTCCCTACCTGTTCGCCTGCGCCGGGATCGGCCTGGTCGCGTCGGTCGCCGTCGACCGGGCGGGGATCGCTCAGCGGGTCGCCCTCGGCGTGACGTTCGCGCTGTTCCTGTCGGAGTCGCTGCTCTCCGGGACGGACGCCGAGGCCGTCGGCGCGATCGCGCCGATGCGGTACTACGATCCGAACGAGGTCCTCCTCGAGGGGACCTACGACCTCGCCGGCGCGGGGATCCTCGCGGCGATGACGGTGGTCCTCCTCGTCGCGAGCCAACTGTGGTTTCGGCGGCGCGATATCGGTTGA
- a CDS encoding universal stress protein, translated as MAQHVLVAVDDSDRSTEAIEFACTEYPEATITAIHVLDPGDFYAVSGVEGTAMANYDEIQDHHEERADEILETTRDQAAEHGVEIETDHVVGGVSRSIVDYAAEHDIDHIVVGSHGRTGASRILLGSVAETVARRSPVPVTIVR; from the coding sequence ATGGCACAGCACGTCCTCGTGGCGGTCGACGACTCGGACCGATCGACTGAGGCCATCGAGTTCGCCTGCACGGAGTACCCGGAGGCGACGATCACCGCGATCCACGTCCTCGATCCGGGCGATTTCTACGCGGTCAGCGGCGTCGAAGGCACCGCGATGGCCAACTACGACGAGATCCAGGATCACCACGAGGAGCGGGCCGACGAAATCCTCGAGACCACGCGCGACCAGGCCGCCGAGCACGGCGTCGAGATCGAAACGGACCACGTCGTCGGCGGCGTCTCGCGTTCGATCGTCGACTACGCGGCCGAACACGACATCGATCACATCGTCGTCGGCAGCCACGGCCGGACGGGCGCGAGCCGCATTCTACTCGGCAGCGTCGCCGAGACGGTCGCCCGCCGGTCACCGGTACCGGTGACGATCGTCCGCTGA
- a CDS encoding helix-turn-helix domain-containing protein encodes MLLTTFQVDYPILRETLSHAPDIELTWVRSDLTADGDHRLLAWVEGDDLEAFENELEDDPTVTPPSPVAEFDGRRLYQFELTPAGQQASVYPLVIDEGGVLREVTATAEGWRFRVVFPDEAAVERFHAFFREQESTVELRRLHECEDGDGGNRPRSQFGLTDRQCETLIAAVNAGYLDIPRSCSLAELGERFGISPNATSERFRRGVRTLVENTVYPDDESSTDGTP; translated from the coding sequence ATGCTACTTACTACGTTTCAGGTGGATTATCCTATTCTCCGCGAGACGTTATCGCACGCGCCTGACATCGAACTCACGTGGGTGCGATCGGATCTCACTGCGGACGGCGACCATCGATTGCTCGCCTGGGTCGAGGGCGACGATCTCGAGGCGTTCGAGAACGAACTCGAGGACGATCCGACCGTTACGCCGCCGTCTCCCGTAGCCGAATTCGACGGGCGCCGCCTCTACCAATTCGAGTTGACGCCCGCGGGGCAGCAGGCGAGCGTTTATCCGCTCGTGATCGACGAGGGCGGCGTCTTACGGGAGGTGACCGCGACGGCCGAGGGCTGGCGCTTCCGCGTCGTCTTCCCCGATGAAGCGGCGGTCGAACGGTTTCACGCGTTCTTCAGGGAGCAAGAGTCGACCGTCGAACTCCGTCGACTGCACGAGTGCGAGGACGGCGACGGCGGCAATCGTCCCCGATCACAGTTTGGGTTGACCGACCGCCAATGCGAAACGCTGATCGCTGCCGTCAACGCCGGTTACCTCGACATTCCCCGCTCGTGTTCGCTCGCGGAACTCGGCGAGCGGTTCGGAATCTCGCCGAACGCGACGTCGGAGCGGTTCCGCCGCGGCGTCAGGACGCTCGTCGAGAACACGGTGTATCCGGACGACGAGTCGTCGACTGACGGGACGCCGTAG
- a CDS encoding phosphoribosyltransferase family protein, which produces MNRAEKAALQLRAVDVLRMLKETRTYDELAETTGLPAGDLNRYVNGHVLPGTDRAREVVEELGREALAKELDARIRVDDEGYVDNSATVFDQPFLDLVAPVVANGFDFDRPDVVLTAATDGITLAASLASYYGVRCAYAKKRKETAVEEFIEARQRLQSGIELTYYLPASAIDPGESVLVVDDLIRSGETQELLLDIAHTAEADVAGVFALIAAGEDGIERARERTDAPIGALTSV; this is translated from the coding sequence ATGAACCGCGCCGAGAAAGCGGCCCTCCAACTGCGGGCCGTCGACGTGTTGCGAATGCTCAAGGAGACGCGGACCTACGACGAACTCGCCGAGACGACGGGACTCCCGGCGGGCGACCTCAACCGGTACGTCAACGGCCACGTTCTCCCCGGTACCGACCGCGCCCGCGAGGTCGTCGAGGAACTCGGTCGGGAAGCCTTAGCCAAGGAACTCGACGCGCGCATCCGAGTCGACGACGAGGGGTACGTCGACAACTCCGCGACCGTCTTCGACCAGCCGTTCCTCGACCTGGTCGCCCCGGTCGTTGCCAACGGATTCGACTTCGATCGCCCGGACGTCGTGCTCACCGCCGCAACCGACGGGATCACGCTCGCGGCGTCGCTCGCGAGCTACTACGGCGTCCGCTGTGCCTACGCGAAAAAGCGCAAGGAGACCGCCGTCGAGGAGTTCATCGAGGCGCGCCAGCGGCTCCAGTCGGGGATCGAACTCACCTACTACCTGCCCGCCTCGGCCATCGATCCGGGCGAGTCGGTTCTGGTCGTCGACGATCTCATCCGCTCGGGCGAGACTCAGGAACTCCTGTTGGACATCGCCCACACCGCCGAGGCCGACGTGGCCGGCGTCTTCGCACTCATCGCGGCCGGCGAGGACGGAATCGAACGCGCGCGCGAACGCACCGACGCACCGATCGGCGCGCTCACGAGCGTCTGA
- a CDS encoding ABC transporter ATP-binding protein, with protein sequence MAAIELEGLTKDYGEVLANDGVTFDVDRGEIFGYLGPNGAGKTTTIRTLLGFIAPTAGTARLLGHEVTDEGELLEAKRRLGYLPDSPAFDETATGREVLDLHASIKGDRRSDELLDRFDPPVDREIRDYSRGNVQKLGLVTTFMHDPDLVILDEPTSGLDPLLQQRFAEFLRAERERGVTVFFSSHILSEVRRLCDRVGIIRNGRLVTVEPVESLLDRSGKVVRLRATKPLPRDALAIDGVHDLESDADAAGAGASEGVADDDGGGTETETGTETEPEAGAGTRTATGSEYAFTFTGDVNALLDRLREYRLLDLSIEEAPLEDIFMRFYGQDDGDERRVQTDRLAAGADAPNPTGDEARADAADERGQAGEDDV encoded by the coding sequence ATGGCTGCGATCGAACTCGAGGGACTCACGAAGGACTACGGCGAGGTGCTCGCGAACGACGGCGTCACGTTCGACGTCGACCGCGGCGAGATCTTCGGCTACCTGGGCCCCAACGGCGCGGGAAAGACGACGACCATCCGGACGCTGCTGGGGTTTATCGCGCCGACCGCGGGAACCGCGCGGTTACTGGGCCACGAGGTGACCGACGAGGGGGAACTCCTCGAAGCGAAACGCCGGCTCGGCTACCTGCCAGACAGCCCGGCGTTCGACGAGACGGCGACTGGACGTGAGGTCCTCGACCTGCACGCGTCGATCAAGGGCGATCGGCGCAGCGACGAGTTGCTTGACCGCTTCGACCCGCCCGTCGACCGCGAGATCCGTGACTACTCCCGCGGAAACGTCCAGAAGTTGGGGCTCGTGACGACGTTCATGCACGATCCCGACCTGGTGATCTTGGACGAACCGACCAGCGGACTGGACCCGCTCCTCCAGCAGCGCTTCGCGGAGTTCCTGCGGGCCGAACGCGAGCGCGGCGTGACGGTGTTTTTCTCCTCGCACATCCTGAGCGAGGTGCGCCGGCTCTGCGATCGGGTCGGGATTATCCGGAACGGGCGGCTCGTCACGGTCGAACCCGTGGAATCGCTGCTCGACAGGAGCGGGAAAGTCGTTCGCCTGCGCGCCACGAAGCCGCTCCCGCGCGACGCCCTGGCGATCGACGGCGTCCACGACCTCGAAAGCGACGCCGACGCCGCCGGCGCTGGCGCTTCGGAGGGAGTCGCAGACGACGATGGGGGCGGAACAGAGACCGAAACCGGGACCGAAACGGAGCCGGAAGCAGGCGCGGGAACGAGAACGGCGACGGGCAGCGAGTACGCGTTCACGTTCACCGGCGACGTCAACGCCCTGCTCGATCGGCTTCGCGAGTACCGACTGCTCGACCTCTCGATCGAGGAAGCGCCGCTCGAGGACATCTTCATGCGGTTTTACGGCCAGGACGACGGCGACGAACGCAGGGTTCAAACCGACCGCCTGGCCGCCGGCGCCGACGCGCCGAATCCGACGGGCGACGAGGCGAGGGCCGACGCGGCCGACGAGCGGGGCCAGGCGGGTGAGGACGATGTTTGA
- a CDS encoding serine/threonine-protein kinase RIO2, whose product MVRNVAGLLPELEAEDFYLLSGVEQGMRFSEWVQREKLPKFSDLTEEEVDYRLERCLKRGLIEKKTIQYEGYTLQFEGYDALALRALVQRDTIAEFGSPLGVGKESDVYEVRSYKPLALKYHREGYTNFREIHKERDYTSDNEHVSWMYTARKAAEREHGILEELYPDVAVPRPIDQNRHAIVMEKMDGVELSRTKLEDEQVLGVLELLLSEVARAYANGYVHADMSEYNVFVDEEGVKIFDWPQAVPTDHENASEFLERDVTNLIGYFRRKYPQHVPDDLAADDVARAIADESFESIEPYV is encoded by the coding sequence ATGGTGCGAAACGTCGCCGGGTTGCTCCCGGAACTCGAGGCGGAGGACTTCTATCTCCTCTCGGGGGTCGAACAGGGGATGCGCTTCTCCGAGTGGGTCCAGCGGGAGAAGCTCCCGAAGTTCTCCGACCTGACCGAGGAGGAGGTTGATTACCGGCTCGAACGCTGTCTCAAGCGCGGGCTGATCGAGAAGAAGACCATCCAGTACGAGGGATATACCCTCCAGTTCGAGGGCTACGACGCCCTGGCGCTGCGAGCGCTCGTCCAGCGGGACACGATCGCCGAATTTGGCTCGCCGCTGGGCGTCGGCAAGGAGAGCGACGTCTACGAGGTCCGCTCGTACAAGCCGCTGGCGCTGAAGTACCACCGCGAAGGCTACACGAACTTCCGGGAGATCCACAAGGAACGCGACTACACGTCGGACAACGAGCACGTCTCCTGGATGTACACCGCCCGAAAGGCCGCCGAACGGGAACACGGCATCTTGGAGGAGCTCTACCCCGACGTGGCGGTCCCGCGGCCGATCGACCAGAACCGCCACGCCATCGTCATGGAGAAGATGGACGGGGTCGAACTCTCGCGGACCAAACTCGAGGACGAACAAGTGCTGGGGGTCCTCGAGTTGCTCCTCTCGGAAGTCGCACGCGCGTACGCGAACGGGTACGTCCACGCCGACATGAGCGAGTACAACGTCTTCGTCGACGAGGAGGGCGTGAAGATCTTCGACTGGCCGCAAGCGGTTCCGACCGACCACGAGAACGCGAGCGAGTTCCTCGAGCGAGACGTGACCAACCTGATCGGCTACTTCCGCCGGAAGTACCCCCAGCACGTGCCCGACGACCTGGCCGCCGACGATGTCGCACGGGCCATCGCGGACGAGTCGTTCGAATCGATCGAACCCTACGTCTAA
- a CDS encoding class I SAM-dependent methyltransferase gives MREFSESYLSRTREGMWDDSRLALEPLALESRDRILDVGCGTGELSRVLAAESPGEVVGCDADPALLAAASEHVPTVAGDALRLPFADDAFDLVVCQALLINLPEPAAAVAEFARVSTDLIAAVEPDNAAVEIDSSVDAEGRLERRARRAYLDGVNTDVALGADAREAFQNAGLEVLETRQYDHVRTVEPPYGEGALTAARRKATGDGLADDRETMLAGELTAGEYDDLRGAWREMGRDVIEQMRDREYRREEVVPFYVTVGRVPGAESGSGIDSGAESGAETES, from the coding sequence GTGCGCGAGTTTTCCGAATCCTATCTCAGCCGGACCCGCGAGGGGATGTGGGACGACTCCCGCCTGGCCCTCGAGCCGCTGGCCCTCGAGTCTCGCGACCGGATCCTCGACGTCGGCTGCGGGACCGGCGAACTGAGCCGCGTCCTCGCCGCGGAGTCGCCTGGCGAGGTCGTTGGCTGCGACGCGGATCCGGCCCTGCTCGCGGCGGCGAGCGAGCACGTCCCGACCGTGGCCGGTGACGCCCTGCGGCTGCCGTTTGCGGACGACGCCTTCGATCTCGTGGTCTGTCAGGCGCTGCTGATCAACCTGCCCGAGCCCGCGGCCGCGGTGGCTGAGTTCGCGCGCGTCTCGACGGACCTGATCGCGGCCGTCGAACCCGACAACGCCGCGGTCGAGATCGACTCGAGCGTCGACGCCGAGGGCCGCCTCGAGCGCCGCGCGCGGCGGGCCTACCTCGACGGCGTAAACACCGACGTGGCCCTCGGGGCCGACGCCCGCGAGGCCTTCCAGAACGCGGGACTCGAGGTGCTCGAGACTCGTCAGTACGACCACGTCCGGACGGTCGAGCCGCCGTACGGCGAGGGCGCGCTGACGGCCGCCCGCCGCAAGGCCACCGGCGACGGCCTGGCCGACGACCGCGAGACGATGCTCGCCGGCGAGTTGACCGCGGGCGAGTACGACGACCTCCGGGGCGCCTGGCGCGAGATGGGCCGGGACGTGATCGAGCAGATGCGCGACCGCGAGTACCGCCGCGAGGAGGTTGTTCCGTTCTACGTGACCGTCGGTCGGGTTCCGGGGGCCGAGAGCGGATCCGGTATCGATTCCGGGGCTGAGTCGGGGGCCGAGACGGAGTCCTAA
- a CDS encoding S8 family peptidase → MSNDNPASRSTRRRVLEAVGTGIAGTVAFSGTGAALDRELVDDALDGLFTVGDTLVDDGLEIESDALQEVVIVFESPADLVQLETLDVEISFGFDELPIGYAILPGSLIETVASWDAVRYVSTNYELEYFNADARQATNADAIQAGDGLETSYTGENVHVAVIDSGVDGDHPDLESNLNANYQYVGIPGIQDEPLWWQDLGSVDTDASGHGTHCSGSIAGTGERSDGEYTGMAPDADLTVYSAGAGGLLIVYVVAAYDDLLRRQREGEHDIQIVSNSYGSSDDQAFVPDDPVNVATWHAHEEGILPVFSAGNNGPEQGTLNQYATAPHVLGVAATDDEGTVADFSSRGRPQDGSFDAANYDREAAYENLTAFHEGTEPEIDGPLGVYRNGVAAKGADVMSTLNPLDPLNLMESDGEEYYGLASGTSMSCPVTAGCAALVYDAAIERHGDAPDPMDVLVTLEATADDGRDASYTAESVGAGYVDAHAAVERAEAGDFASFDEIDIAPGSAQQ, encoded by the coding sequence ATGAGTAACGACAATCCCGCTTCCCGATCGACGCGCCGACGGGTCCTCGAAGCGGTCGGCACCGGCATCGCCGGTACCGTCGCCTTCTCCGGAACGGGCGCAGCGCTCGATCGCGAACTCGTCGATGACGCGCTCGACGGACTGTTCACCGTCGGCGACACGCTCGTCGACGACGGCCTCGAAATCGAGAGCGATGCCCTTCAGGAGGTGGTGATCGTCTTCGAATCGCCCGCGGATCTCGTGCAACTCGAAACCCTCGACGTCGAGATTTCGTTCGGGTTCGACGAGCTTCCGATCGGCTACGCCATACTTCCGGGTTCGCTCATCGAGACCGTCGCGAGTTGGGACGCGGTCCGATACGTCTCCACGAACTACGAACTCGAGTACTTCAACGCCGACGCCCGTCAGGCGACGAACGCCGATGCGATCCAGGCTGGGGATGGGCTCGAGACGTCCTACACCGGCGAGAACGTCCACGTCGCCGTCATCGACTCGGGGGTCGACGGGGATCACCCTGATCTCGAGTCGAACCTCAACGCGAACTACCAGTACGTCGGCATCCCCGGTATTCAGGACGAACCCCTCTGGTGGCAGGACCTCGGCTCCGTCGACACCGACGCGAGCGGCCACGGGACCCACTGTTCGGGGAGCATCGCCGGGACCGGCGAGCGGAGCGACGGCGAGTACACCGGCATGGCTCCCGACGCCGACCTGACGGTGTACTCGGCGGGTGCGGGCGGACTGTTGATCGTGTACGTCGTCGCCGCGTACGACGATCTCCTTCGCCGGCAGCGCGAGGGCGAGCACGATATTCAGATCGTCTCGAACTCGTACGGATCGAGCGACGACCAGGCGTTCGTTCCGGACGACCCGGTCAACGTCGCGACCTGGCACGCCCACGAGGAGGGCATCCTCCCGGTCTTCTCGGCCGGCAACAACGGCCCCGAGCAGGGGACCCTGAACCAGTACGCGACGGCCCCGCACGTCCTTGGCGTCGCGGCGACCGACGACGAGGGAACCGTCGCCGACTTCTCCTCGCGCGGGCGCCCGCAAGATGGTTCGTTCGACGCGGCCAACTACGATCGAGAAGCGGCCTACGAGAACCTCACCGCGTTCCACGAGGGTACCGAACCGGAGATCGACGGCCCGCTAGGCGTCTACCGGAACGGCGTCGCAGCCAAGGGCGCGGACGTGATGAGCACGCTCAACCCGCTCGATCCGTTGAACCTCATGGAATCAGACGGGGAAGAGTACTACGGCCTGGCGTCCGGAACCAGCATGTCCTGTCCCGTCACCGCCGGCTGCGCCGCGCTAGTCTACGACGCCGCCATCGAGCGCCACGGGGATGCGCCCGATCCGATGGACGTCCTCGTAACGCTCGAGGCGACTGCCGACGACGGGCGCGACGCGTCGTACACCGCCGAATCGGTCGGAGCGGGATACGTCGACGCCCATGCGGCCGTCGAACGAGCCGAAGCGGGCGACTTCGCGTCGTTCGACGAAATCGACATCGCGCCGGGTAGCGCCCAGCAGTAA
- a CDS encoding lipoate--protein ligase family protein, with the protein MTSLADRDWRLIRDDPRDGATQMAIEEVAAETALEDDLRTVRVYSWEPSTLSLGYRQAADTVDWEFCEREGIDVTRRQTGGGGIYHDRYADISYTIVAPADEVPGNLMACYELFCEPILAAFDRMGVDAAFASAEQDAIYQPSCYLRDINPAHDIVAPASAGADAGKISGNAQYRQRDVVIQHGSISYDLEPRKHAGVFDTDLDESTFTDRVTSIREQAGIDRSEAVDAIANSLQDWCDAEESAWRDDELEAARDLADRKFGSDAWVRDREVLEASGR; encoded by the coding sequence ATGACCAGCCTGGCAGATCGGGACTGGCGGTTGATCCGGGACGACCCCCGGGACGGCGCGACGCAGATGGCGATCGAGGAAGTCGCCGCCGAGACGGCGCTCGAGGACGACCTACGGACCGTCCGCGTCTACTCGTGGGAGCCGAGCACACTCTCGCTGGGGTATCGCCAGGCGGCCGACACCGTCGACTGGGAGTTCTGCGAGCGGGAGGGGATCGACGTCACGCGCCGCCAGACCGGCGGCGGCGGGATTTACCACGACCGCTATGCCGATATCTCGTACACGATTGTGGCCCCGGCCGACGAGGTCCCTGGAAACCTGATGGCGTGCTACGAACTGTTCTGCGAGCCGATTTTGGCGGCGTTCGACCGGATGGGCGTCGACGCCGCCTTCGCGTCGGCCGAGCAGGACGCGATCTATCAGCCCTCGTGCTACCTGCGCGATATCAATCCGGCCCACGACATCGTCGCGCCCGCTTCGGCGGGCGCAGATGCTGGGAAGATCAGCGGCAACGCCCAGTACCGCCAACGGGACGTCGTCATCCAGCACGGTTCGATCAGCTACGATCTCGAACCCCGGAAACACGCCGGGGTGTTCGACACCGACCTCGACGAGTCGACGTTCACCGACCGCGTGACGAGTATCCGCGAACAGGCGGGGATCGATCGATCGGAAGCGGTCGATGCGATCGCGAATTCGTTACAGGACTGGTGTGACGCCGAGGAGTCGGCCTGGCGCGACGACGAACTCGAAGCCGCCCGCGACCTGGCCGATCGGAAGTTCGGGTCCGACGCGTGGGTCCGCGATCGCGAGGTGCTCGAGGCGAGCGGACGGTAA
- a CDS encoding DUF7344 domain-containing protein, with protein MTRANASFEILRDPHRRSVCRYVSRTETPIVTRAELVDYVAERASDAVETDGETDPRVARRRVATQLRHVHLPKLDDFGIVEYDPDRETISVDREALATHLERARGAIADLQDPLSEQ; from the coding sequence GTGACACGGGCGAACGCATCGTTCGAGATTCTGCGCGATCCCCATCGACGCTCCGTCTGCCGATACGTCAGCCGAACTGAGACGCCGATCGTCACCCGAGCGGAACTCGTCGACTACGTCGCCGAGCGGGCGTCGGACGCGGTCGAAACGGACGGGGAGACGGACCCACGCGTCGCCCGCCGACGCGTTGCGACGCAACTGCGCCACGTTCACCTGCCGAAACTCGACGATTTCGGCATCGTCGAATACGACCCCGATCGCGAAACGATCTCCGTCGATCGCGAGGCGCTAGCCACGCACCTCGAACGAGCACGGGGGGCCATCGCG
- the glmS gene encoding methylaspartate mutase subunit S: protein MTETVILGVIGSDAHVVGITILEQALEAAGFDVVNLGVQTSQDEFVDAASATDAEAVLVSSLYGHAKQDCEGFHRRLAEADLDVTTYIGGNLAVGQDDFGETRQFFRELGFDRVFDSETDPAEAIEALKADLDLHSTETERESRSVSA from the coding sequence ATGACGGAGACAGTCATCCTCGGCGTGATCGGTTCCGACGCCCACGTCGTCGGGATCACCATCCTCGAACAGGCGCTTGAGGCAGCCGGCTTCGACGTCGTCAACCTGGGTGTCCAGACCTCCCAAGACGAGTTCGTCGACGCCGCGTCCGCCACCGACGCCGAGGCCGTACTCGTTTCGTCGCTCTACGGCCACGCCAAACAGGACTGCGAAGGATTCCACCGGCGGCTCGCCGAGGCCGACCTCGACGTCACGACCTACATCGGCGGCAACCTCGCCGTCGGCCAGGACGACTTCGGGGAAACCCGTCAGTTCTTCCGCGAGCTGGGATTCGACCGCGTCTTCGACTCCGAGACCGACCCTGCGGAGGCCATCGAGGCCCTGAAAGCCGATCTGGACCTGCACTCGACCGAGACCGAGCGGGAGAGCCGGTCCGTCTCCGCGTAA
- a CDS encoding deoxyribonuclease IV translates to MKVGAHVSISGSRVSSDDETPPYDDIRNAVHRQVAFGGNCGQIFTTSPQVWQHPEISDEAADGFRAETDERLDGPWVIHSAYLVNLCTPKDDLRRKSKESMQAELDAADKLGIPYVNVHLGAHTGAGVEGGLDNAASVIDELDVPEDVTILIESDAGSGTKLGGEFEHLAGIIDRTETDIGICIDTAHTLVAGNDLTTPEAVDETVGRFDDEVGLEYLEYIHLNDSKHDVGTHKDEHALIGEGYIGEDGMKAIVNHPDLRDLPFALETPTEDGRGFAWNIRKVKELREE, encoded by the coding sequence ATGAAGGTCGGCGCACACGTTTCGATTTCCGGCTCGCGGGTCTCCTCCGACGACGAGACGCCGCCGTACGACGACATTCGTAACGCGGTCCACCGTCAGGTCGCCTTCGGCGGCAACTGCGGGCAGATTTTCACCACCTCGCCGCAGGTCTGGCAACACCCCGAGATCAGCGACGAGGCCGCCGACGGCTTCCGGGCGGAGACCGACGAGCGACTCGACGGGCCGTGGGTGATCCACTCCGCCTACCTCGTGAACCTCTGTACCCCGAAGGACGATCTCCGCCGGAAGTCCAAGGAGAGCATGCAAGCGGAACTTGACGCCGCCGACAAGCTCGGAATTCCGTACGTAAACGTCCACCTCGGCGCGCATACGGGCGCCGGCGTCGAAGGCGGGCTCGACAACGCCGCGAGCGTCATCGACGAACTCGACGTCCCCGAGGACGTGACGATCCTCATCGAGTCCGACGCGGGCAGCGGGACGAAGCTGGGCGGCGAGTTCGAGCACCTGGCTGGGATCATCGACCGCACCGAGACCGACATCGGGATCTGTATCGACACCGCCCACACGCTGGTCGCGGGCAATGACCTCACGACGCCCGAAGCGGTCGATGAGACGGTCGGACGGTTCGACGACGAGGTCGGCCTGGAGTACCTCGAGTACATCCACCTCAACGACTCGAAACACGACGTCGGCACGCACAAGGACGAACACGCCCTCATCGGCGAAGGCTACATCGGCGAGGACGGCATGAAGGCGATCGTCAACCACCCCGACCTGCGGGACCTGCCGTTCGCGCTCGAGACGCCGACGGAGGACGGCCGCGGATTCGCATGGAACATCCGGAAGGTCAAGGAGCTCCGGGAGGAGTAG